One part of the Marinobacterium rhizophilum genome encodes these proteins:
- the dnaB gene encoding replicative DNA helicase, which translates to MDFSELRDDDLASIKLPPHSLEAEQSVLGGLMLDNSSWDTVSEVVTEDLFYRRDHRMIFRTMEKLINNHQPVDVVTVSEELDSAGDLEASGGLDYLVTLARNTPSASNIRAYSEIVRDRALLRQMITVSQEISDSAFNPEGMAPEDLLNDAERKIFQIAESRPNQGGPEPVNPLLKKAVERIDTLFNNAEAMTGVSTGFDDLDESTTGLQPSDLIIVAARPSMGKTTFAMNLVENALMLSGRPVLVFSLEMPADQLVTRMLSSLGRINQTKVRTGQLEEEDWPRLTTAVNMLRDKPLYIDDTAGISPNEMRARARRIKREHGDLALIMIDYLQLMQIKGTKMESRTHEISEISRSLKALAKEMECPVVALSQLNRSLEQRPNKRPVNSDLRESGAIEQDADVIMFIYRDEVYNEDSEQKGIAEIIIGKQRNGPIGTARLAFIGKYTRFENLAPHHYEEYGGFDGG; encoded by the coding sequence ATGGACTTTTCAGAACTGCGTGACGATGATCTGGCCAGTATCAAGCTGCCGCCGCACTCGCTGGAGGCGGAGCAGTCGGTACTCGGTGGCCTGATGCTGGACAACAGCAGTTGGGATACCGTATCCGAGGTGGTGACCGAGGATCTGTTCTACCGCCGCGATCATCGCATGATCTTCCGTACCATGGAAAAGCTGATCAACAACCATCAACCGGTGGATGTTGTGACGGTGTCCGAGGAGCTGGACAGCGCCGGCGACCTGGAAGCCTCCGGCGGGCTCGATTACCTGGTGACCCTGGCGCGCAACACGCCCAGTGCCTCGAATATCCGGGCGTATTCCGAGATCGTGCGAGACCGTGCGCTGTTGCGGCAGATGATCACGGTGTCGCAGGAAATTTCCGACAGTGCCTTCAACCCCGAGGGCATGGCGCCGGAGGATCTGCTCAACGATGCCGAGCGCAAGATCTTCCAGATTGCCGAGAGTCGGCCCAACCAGGGTGGCCCGGAGCCGGTCAACCCGTTGCTGAAAAAGGCCGTTGAGCGCATCGATACGCTGTTCAACAATGCCGAGGCGATGACCGGGGTATCCACCGGTTTCGATGATCTGGATGAGAGCACCACCGGTCTGCAGCCCTCCGACCTGATTATCGTGGCGGCGCGTCCGTCCATGGGCAAGACCACCTTCGCCATGAACCTGGTGGAAAACGCCCTGATGCTCAGCGGTCGTCCGGTGCTGGTGTTCAGCCTGGAAATGCCCGCCGACCAGCTGGTAACCCGTATGCTGTCGTCCCTGGGGCGCATCAACCAGACCAAGGTGCGTACCGGCCAGCTGGAAGAGGAAGACTGGCCGCGACTCACCACGGCGGTCAACATGCTGCGGGACAAACCACTCTATATTGACGATACGGCCGGTATTAGCCCCAACGAAATGCGTGCCCGGGCGCGGCGTATCAAGCGTGAACACGGTGACCTGGCCCTGATCATGATCGATTACCTGCAGCTGATGCAGATCAAGGGCACCAAGATGGAGAGCCGCACCCACGAGATTTCGGAAATCTCCCGCTCGCTGAAGGCGCTGGCCAAGGAGATGGAATGCCCGGTGGTGGCCCTGTCACAGCTCAATCGAAGCCTGGAGCAGCGCCCCAACAAGCGCCCGGTTAACTCGGACCTGCGTGAGTCCGGCGCCATCGAGCAGGACGCCGACGTCATCATGTTTATCTATCGTGATGAGGTTTATAACGAGGACAGCGAGCAGAAGGGAATAGCGGAAATCATTATCGGCAAGCAGCGTAACGGTCCTATCGGCACTGCGCGCCTGGCCTTTATCGGCAAGTACACCCGCTTTGAAAACCTGGCGCCGCATCACTATGAAGAGTACGGCGGCTTCGACGGCGGCTGA
- the rplI gene encoding 50S ribosomal protein L9, translating into MEVILLEKVSKLGNLGDKVNVKAGFGRNYLVPQGKAVSATENNVAKFEERRAELEASAAAKLSDAQARAAQLNELELSVVAKAGDEGKLFGSIGTRDIADAISGSGVVVQKSEVRLPEGAIRTTGEFEINLQLHAEVNATIKLNVVGE; encoded by the coding sequence ATGGAAGTTATTCTGCTCGAAAAAGTAAGCAAGCTGGGTAACCTGGGTGACAAGGTTAACGTTAAAGCCGGTTTCGGCCGTAACTACCTGGTTCCTCAGGGCAAGGCTGTATCTGCTACTGAAAACAACGTTGCGAAGTTCGAAGAACGTCGTGCGGAACTGGAAGCTTCTGCTGCCGCCAAGCTGAGCGATGCTCAGGCGCGTGCTGCACAGCTGAACGAACTGGAACTGTCTGTTGTTGCCAAAGCTGGCGACGAAGGCAAGCTGTTCGGTTCCATCGGTACTCGCGATATCGCTGATGCGATTTCCGGTTCCGGTGTTGTTGTTCAGAAAAGTGAAGTTCGTCTGCCAGAAGGCGCTATCCGCACCACTGGCGAATTCGAAATCAACTTGCAGCTGCACGCTGAAGTGAATGCAACAATCAAGCTGAACGTTGTCGGCGAATAA
- the rpsR gene encoding 30S ribosomal protein S18, which produces MARFFRRRKFCRFTAEGVKEIDYKDLDVLKGYITETGKIVPSRITGTKARYQRQLATAIKRARFVALLPYTDSHL; this is translated from the coding sequence ATGGCTCGTTTTTTCCGTCGCCGCAAGTTCTGCCGTTTCACGGCAGAAGGTGTTAAAGAGATCGATTACAAAGATCTGGACGTCCTGAAAGGTTACATCACCGAAACAGGCAAGATCGTACCCAGCCGCATCACCGGCACCAAGGCGCGCTACCAGCGTCAGCTGGCGACTGCAATCAAGCGTGCGCGCTTTGTTGCTCTGCTGCCGTACACCGATAGCCACCTGTAA
- the rpsF gene encoding 30S ribosomal protein S6 translates to MRHYEIVFLVHPNQSEQVPAMVERYTGVIEGADGKIHRMEDWGRRQLAYPINNAHKAHYILMNVECSQEVLDELENMFRYNDAVLRNMFIRRKEAITEVSPIKAAESREERKPRREDSRPERQEEKPAVATEEAAAE, encoded by the coding sequence ATGCGTCACTATGAAATCGTATTTCTGGTTCACCCGAACCAGAGCGAGCAGGTTCCTGCGATGGTTGAGCGTTACACCGGCGTTATCGAAGGTGCTGACGGCAAGATCCACCGCATGGAAGATTGGGGCCGTCGTCAGCTGGCTTACCCGATCAACAATGCTCACAAAGCCCACTACATTCTGATGAACGTAGAATGCAGCCAGGAAGTTCTGGACGAGCTGGAAAACATGTTCCGTTACAACGACGCCGTTCTGCGTAACATGTTCATCCGCCGTAAAGAAGCGATCACTGAAGTTTCTCCGATCAAAGCCGCCGAGTCCCGCGAAGAGCGCAAGCCGCGTCGTGAAGATTCCCGGCCGGAAAGGCAGGAAGAGAAACCGGCTGTAGCGACTGAAGAAGCTGCTGCCGAGTAA
- a CDS encoding OsmC family protein yields the protein MTMSAKVQWAGDDRFRATTASGFDVMIDRDLKEGPRPMELLLASLGSCSSVDVVAILRKSRQDISECVVEIEAQRADAVPAVFTAIHLKFVVTGRKLKEAHVKRAVQLSAEQYCSVSLMLEKGGVKMSHSYEIIELDA from the coding sequence ATGACCATGAGTGCCAAGGTTCAGTGGGCCGGAGATGACCGCTTCAGGGCGACCACCGCTTCGGGTTTTGACGTGATGATCGATCGTGACCTCAAGGAAGGTCCGCGGCCGATGGAACTGCTGCTGGCCAGCCTGGGTAGCTGCAGCAGCGTCGATGTCGTGGCTATCCTGCGCAAGAGCCGCCAGGATATCAGCGAATGCGTGGTGGAAATCGAGGCGCAGCGTGCCGATGCCGTGCCTGCCGTGTTTACGGCCATTCACCTCAAGTTCGTGGTAACCGGCCGCAAGCTCAAGGAAGCCCACGTCAAGCGTGCGGTTCAGCTGTCGGCGGAGCAGTACTGCTCGGTGTCGCTGATGCTGGAAAAAGGTGGCGTCAAGATGAGCCACAGCTACGAAATCATCGAACTCGACGCTTAA
- the trpC gene encoding indole-3-glycerol phosphate synthase TrpC, whose product MSNDTPTVLKKILARKAEEVSERSARVSISDLKQRIADQQGSDTDPRGFVDSMARSIAAGRSGVIAEVKKASPSKGLLRDPFVPADIARSYERGGASCLSVLTDRDYFQGCEAYLQQARAACSLPVIRKDFIVDPYQVYEARAIGADCILLIVAALQDRQMADLNALALELGMDVLVEVHDGAELERSLGLGNRLVGINNRNLHTFEVSLNNTLELLDQVPDDRIVVTESAIAGPADVALMRQHGVHGFLVGETFMRAEDPGLKLAELFD is encoded by the coding sequence ATGAGCAACGATACTCCCACGGTTCTGAAGAAAATTCTGGCGCGCAAGGCCGAAGAAGTCAGTGAGCGCTCGGCCCGGGTGTCGATCAGCGATCTCAAACAACGCATCGCCGATCAGCAGGGCTCAGACACGGACCCCCGTGGTTTTGTCGATAGCATGGCGCGCAGCATTGCCGCCGGGCGCTCGGGGGTGATTGCCGAGGTGAAGAAGGCCAGTCCGTCCAAGGGGCTGCTGCGAGATCCCTTTGTACCCGCCGATATTGCCCGCTCCTATGAGCGTGGTGGCGCCAGCTGCCTGTCGGTACTCACTGACCGGGATTACTTCCAGGGCTGCGAGGCCTATCTGCAGCAGGCGCGTGCCGCCTGCAGTCTGCCGGTGATCCGCAAGGACTTTATTGTCGACCCCTACCAGGTGTATGAAGCCCGCGCCATCGGCGCGGACTGCATCCTGCTGATCGTGGCGGCACTGCAGGATCGACAGATGGCGGACCTCAATGCGCTGGCGCTGGAGCTGGGCATGGATGTGCTGGTTGAGGTGCATGACGGGGCGGAGCTGGAACGCTCCCTGGGGCTTGGTAACCGCCTGGTGGGTATCAATAACCGCAACCTTCACACCTTTGAAGTCTCGCTGAACAACACCCTAGAACTGCTGGATCAGGTGCCGGATGACCGTATCGTCGTCACCGAAAGCGCCATTGCGGGCCCGGCGGATGTGGCCCTGATGCGCCAGCACGGTGTGCATGGCTTCCTGGTGGGTGAAACCTTTATGCGTGCCGAAGACCCGGGTCTGAAGCTGGCTGAACTGTTTGATTGA
- the trpD gene encoding anthranilate phosphoribosyltransferase yields MNIQQAIAKVVDHLDLSRGEMTEVMQQVMTGQCTEAQIAGFLVALRMKSESIDEITGAAQVMRDLSTPVHINAGPLVDIVGTGGDGANLFNISSASAFVTAAAGAFVAKHGNRAVSSSSGSADLLEACGVDLTLSAAGVARCVEQVGVGFMFAPSHHGAMKHAIGPRRQLGIRTLFNILGPMTNPAGVKRLLIGVFSDSLCRPMAEVMRELGGEHVMVVHAHDGLDEISLATHTHVAELKDGVVTEYSLSPEDVGIESQSLIGLEVSSSADSLRLIMEAFKNANNTAARKACNIIALNAGAAIYLSGVAATLAEGVVLARQQLENGAALEKMEQLAAFSQRLAQEQA; encoded by the coding sequence ATGAACATTCAACAAGCCATCGCCAAGGTGGTTGACCATCTGGACCTGTCGCGCGGCGAAATGACCGAAGTCATGCAGCAGGTGATGACCGGGCAGTGCACCGAAGCCCAGATCGCCGGCTTTCTGGTGGCGCTGCGCATGAAAAGTGAATCCATCGATGAAATTACCGGTGCCGCCCAGGTCATGCGTGATCTGTCGACGCCGGTGCATATCAATGCAGGTCCCCTGGTGGATATCGTCGGCACGGGGGGCGATGGTGCCAACCTGTTCAATATTTCCAGCGCCAGCGCCTTTGTGACCGCAGCCGCCGGCGCCTTTGTCGCCAAGCACGGCAACCGCGCGGTGTCCTCGTCCAGTGGCAGCGCCGACCTGCTGGAGGCCTGCGGCGTTGATCTGACCCTGAGTGCCGCCGGCGTGGCGCGTTGCGTGGAGCAGGTCGGGGTCGGCTTCATGTTCGCCCCGAGCCATCACGGTGCCATGAAGCACGCCATCGGCCCGCGGCGCCAGCTGGGCATCCGCACCCTGTTCAATATCCTCGGGCCCATGACCAACCCGGCCGGCGTCAAGCGCCTGCTGATCGGTGTATTCAGCGACTCCCTGTGTCGTCCCATGGCCGAGGTCATGCGCGAGCTCGGCGGCGAGCACGTGATGGTGGTGCATGCCCACGATGGTCTGGATGAAATCAGCCTGGCGACCCACACCCATGTGGCGGAGCTGAAAGACGGCGTGGTCACGGAATACAGCCTGAGTCCGGAAGATGTCGGTATCGAAAGCCAGAGCCTGATCGGGCTGGAGGTCAGCAGCTCGGCGGACTCCCTGCGCCTGATCATGGAGGCTTTCAAAAACGCTAATAACACCGCGGCACGCAAGGCCTGCAACATTATCGCGCTCAATGCCGGCGCCGCTATCTACCTGTCGGGTGTGGCGGCGACCCTGGCAGAGGGCGTGGTTTTGGCGCGCCAGCAGCTGGAAAACGGCGCGGCGCTGGAAAAAATGGAACAGTTGGCGGCCTTTAGTCAGCGGCTGGCGCAGGAGCAGGCATGA
- a CDS encoding anthranilate synthase component II codes for MLLMIDNYDSFTYNVVQYLGELGADVRVFRNDEITLEQIEALNPEQLVVSPGPCTPNEAGVSVAAIEHFAGKLPVFGICLGHQSIGQAFGGRIVRAKQVMHGKTSMVYHNDSGVFEGLANPVEVTRYHSLVIEQATLPDCLEVTAWTQNADGSIDEIMGVRHRSLDIEGVQFHPESILTQQGHELLANFLKRRRPQAA; via the coding sequence ATGCTGCTGATGATCGACAACTACGACAGTTTTACCTACAACGTCGTGCAGTATCTGGGTGAGCTGGGCGCCGATGTTCGGGTGTTTCGCAATGACGAAATCACCCTGGAACAGATTGAAGCCCTGAACCCCGAGCAGCTGGTGGTATCGCCGGGTCCCTGTACGCCCAACGAGGCCGGGGTTTCGGTGGCGGCGATCGAGCACTTTGCCGGCAAATTGCCCGTTTTCGGGATCTGCCTGGGCCATCAGAGCATCGGCCAGGCCTTTGGCGGGCGCATTGTACGTGCCAAGCAGGTCATGCATGGCAAAACCTCCATGGTGTATCACAACGACAGCGGTGTGTTCGAAGGCCTTGCCAACCCGGTGGAAGTGACCCGTTACCACTCGCTGGTGATCGAGCAGGCCACTTTGCCTGATTGCCTGGAAGTGACCGCCTGGACCCAGAATGCGGATGGCAGCATCGATGAAATCATGGGTGTGCGGCATCGCAGCCTGGATATCGAAGGCGTTCAGTTCCACCCCGAATCCATTTTGACGCAGCAGGGCCATGAACTGCTGGCCAACTTTCTCAAGCGTCGCCGTCCACAGGCCGCCTAA
- a CDS encoding zinc-binding metallopeptidase family protein, whose protein sequence is MKLFTCEHCGQTLYFDNFSCIRCQHELGFLPDRMQLSALDSSGECWISAGADADSPRYRKCANYSEHNLCNWMIAEADPHKYCVACRLTQTIPDLGVEGNKTLWHRLEAEKRRLVFSLMRLNLPLEPKPEPDAQGLAFAFLSDAPAKAFQEDSERVLTGHAAGLITLNIAEADDAVREDMRQQMAEPYRTLLGHFRHESGHYYWDRLVLGSDWLEPFRALFGDESQDYSKSLQAHYESGAPADWQNHFVSTYASSHPWEDWAETWAHYLHIVDTLETARAFGLRVKPRVEKAEELSTGVPFDPYRSQHFEPLIEQWLPVTYALNSLNQSMGQPDLYPFILAPEAIDKLSFVHRVILDHRERTARAA, encoded by the coding sequence ATGAAACTATTCACCTGCGAACACTGTGGCCAGACCCTCTACTTCGACAATTTCAGCTGCATTCGCTGCCAGCACGAGCTCGGTTTCCTGCCCGACAGGATGCAGCTGTCTGCGCTGGACAGCAGCGGCGAGTGCTGGATAAGTGCGGGCGCCGACGCCGACAGTCCCCGCTATCGAAAATGCGCCAACTACAGCGAGCACAACCTCTGCAACTGGATGATTGCCGAAGCAGACCCCCACAAGTACTGCGTGGCCTGCCGTCTGACCCAGACCATTCCGGATCTTGGCGTGGAGGGCAACAAGACGCTCTGGCACCGGCTGGAGGCGGAAAAACGCCGCCTGGTGTTCAGCCTGATGCGCCTCAACCTGCCGCTTGAGCCCAAACCCGAGCCCGATGCCCAAGGCCTCGCCTTTGCGTTTCTGTCGGACGCCCCTGCCAAGGCGTTCCAGGAAGACAGCGAACGGGTACTGACCGGCCATGCCGCCGGCCTGATTACGCTCAATATCGCCGAAGCGGATGATGCCGTGCGCGAGGATATGCGCCAGCAGATGGCCGAGCCCTACCGCACCCTGCTTGGGCACTTTCGACATGAATCGGGGCATTACTACTGGGACCGGCTGGTACTGGGCAGCGACTGGCTGGAACCCTTTCGCGCCCTGTTTGGCGACGAAAGCCAGGACTATTCGAAATCGCTACAGGCCCATTACGAATCGGGGGCTCCGGCGGACTGGCAGAACCACTTCGTCAGTACCTATGCCAGCAGCCACCCCTGGGAAGACTGGGCCGAAACCTGGGCCCACTACCTGCACATTGTCGATACCCTGGAAACCGCCCGCGCCTTTGGGCTGCGGGTCAAACCGCGGGTGGAGAAAGCAGAGGAGCTGAGCACCGGCGTGCCCTTTGACCCCTATCGCAGCCAGCACTTTGAGCCGCTGATCGAACAGTGGCTGCCGGTGACCTATGCCCTCAACAGCCTGAACCAGAGCATGGGCCAGCCCGACCTCTATCCCTTCATCCTGGCACCCGAAGCCATCGACAAGCTGTCTTTTGTACACCGGGTCATCCTCGATCACCGTGAGCGCACGGCCAGGGCAGCATAG
- a CDS encoding NAD-glutamate dehydrogenase domain-containing protein produces MNQTTDASTSVMPAAASSIIEAGFSDAVPAEQGLSLRVTGAGAPMTLSTLLPMIENLGVDVLSSASSTEAERWSLELRLQTRSTQLARCTAMQQQFCNTLLAVARGDADNDGFNNLITLCGLDLRGCILLRALARYLLQIKLPFSQSYMQHALCRYPHLTTAMVAFFRLKFDPLQPVSSADLARAQQDVLAQIEAVESVDDDRIFTAFFDVICATVRTSFFHPAVWEEPSRCLAFKLLPSRIRKMPKPVPAFEIFVFGPEVEGVHLRGGKVSRGGLRWSERMEDYRTEVLGLVKAQMVKNAVIVPTGAKGGFICKSLHPGLEPSQRTQRVRSAYSAFIRALLDLTDNRIDGEVCPPGQLVRYDDDDAYLVVAADKGTASFSDLANGIAAEYGFWLGDAFASGGSQGYDHKKMGITARGAWESTRRLFRELGRDTRREAFSVAGIGDMSGDVFGNGMLLSRQIHLLAAFNHRHIFIDPVPDPALSFTERERLFRLEGSSWSDYDPALISPGGGVFSRQSKAIALTPAIRQALGISDELQFMSPDALIAAILRAPVDLLWNGGVGTYVRASDETDLDVGDRINDSLRIEASELRARVVVEGGNLGLTQRARIEFARRGGLINTDAIDNSAGVDCSDHEVNIKILLDQRVRAGQMEPQARDRLLEAMTDEVAALVLRNNYAQSKMLSQSSQTAPAFVARHAQLIALLEREGRLDRQLECLPDDTEIAARIARQEGLTRPEIAVLLAYSKSRLYDTLIDTDLITDPVIAESLLQYFPALLRDNYREDIESHPLRKEILAAQLTNQVINRMGSSFCLLLLEEVNTDCARWLRSYTVARDALGIADLAHDIDALDAGSSNRQQMELQLRMHHPVEKATRWLLKNADWSLDTAAMAARFRHAIDSTRPFVDAGVVMPQDVFVALETRVGQLEQLYAGFDIGAIAEQAACDVPVAVAAWYCVNEQLELNWVRGALDALPGFDRWQRRSREALAERLDTSLRQRVLALVQANPDCASLADFRARTASCDSLDGLRDGIAEIRSQPGQHLAMMLCLVNQLAA; encoded by the coding sequence ATGAATCAAACTACGGATGCCAGTACCTCTGTGATGCCCGCTGCGGCGTCATCCATTATCGAAGCCGGGTTTAGCGACGCGGTGCCCGCTGAACAGGGTCTCAGCCTGCGGGTTACAGGGGCGGGGGCGCCCATGACCCTGTCCACGCTGCTGCCGATGATCGAGAACCTGGGCGTTGATGTGCTCAGTTCGGCCAGCAGCACCGAGGCTGAACGCTGGAGCCTGGAATTGCGCCTGCAAACCCGGTCGACCCAGCTGGCCCGCTGCACGGCGATGCAGCAGCAGTTTTGCAACACCCTGCTCGCGGTGGCCCGGGGCGACGCGGATAACGACGGCTTTAACAACCTGATTACGCTCTGTGGTCTGGACCTGCGCGGCTGCATCCTGCTGCGTGCTCTGGCGCGCTATCTGTTGCAGATCAAGCTGCCCTTCAGCCAGTCCTACATGCAGCACGCTCTGTGCCGCTACCCGCACCTCACCACGGCCATGGTGGCATTCTTCAGGCTCAAGTTCGATCCGCTGCAGCCGGTATCATCAGCTGACCTTGCACGGGCGCAGCAGGATGTACTGGCGCAGATCGAGGCGGTGGAGTCCGTGGACGATGACCGCATTTTCACGGCTTTTTTCGATGTGATCTGTGCCACGGTTCGAACCAGCTTCTTTCACCCCGCCGTGTGGGAAGAGCCTTCGCGCTGCCTGGCGTTCAAGCTGTTGCCTTCGCGTATTCGCAAAATGCCCAAACCGGTGCCGGCGTTCGAGATTTTCGTGTTCGGCCCCGAGGTGGAGGGGGTGCACCTGCGCGGTGGCAAGGTGTCCCGTGGCGGCCTGCGCTGGTCTGAACGCATGGAAGACTATCGCACCGAAGTGCTGGGGCTGGTCAAGGCGCAGATGGTCAAGAACGCGGTCATCGTGCCGACCGGTGCCAAGGGCGGTTTTATCTGCAAGTCGCTGCATCCTGGGCTGGAACCGTCGCAGCGGACCCAGCGGGTGCGCAGCGCCTATAGCGCCTTTATCCGCGCTCTGCTGGACCTGACCGACAACCGTATCGATGGCGAGGTATGCCCCCCCGGGCAGTTGGTGCGGTACGACGATGATGATGCCTATCTGGTGGTGGCGGCGGACAAGGGGACGGCGAGCTTCTCCGACCTGGCCAACGGCATTGCCGCCGAGTACGGTTTCTGGCTGGGGGATGCGTTCGCCTCCGGTGGCTCCCAGGGCTACGATCACAAGAAGATGGGCATTACTGCGCGCGGCGCCTGGGAATCCACAAGGCGGCTGTTCCGTGAGCTGGGGCGGGACACCCGGCGCGAGGCGTTCAGCGTGGCGGGTATTGGCGACATGTCCGGCGATGTGTTTGGCAACGGCATGCTGCTGTCCCGCCAGATTCATCTGCTGGCGGCCTTTAATCACCGGCATATCTTTATCGATCCGGTGCCGGATCCGGCGCTGTCTTTTACCGAGCGTGAGCGTTTGTTCCGGCTCGAAGGCTCGTCCTGGAGTGACTACGATCCGGCCCTGATATCCCCGGGCGGCGGTGTCTTTTCCCGCCAGAGCAAGGCGATTGCCCTGACCCCTGCCATCAGGCAGGCACTGGGCATCAGCGATGAGCTGCAGTTCATGAGCCCCGACGCGCTGATCGCAGCGATACTGCGCGCCCCGGTGGACCTGCTGTGGAACGGGGGTGTCGGCACCTACGTGCGCGCCAGCGACGAGACCGATCTGGATGTGGGGGATCGCATCAATGACAGCCTGCGCATCGAGGCCTCCGAGCTGCGGGCCCGGGTGGTGGTGGAGGGGGGAAACCTGGGGCTGACCCAGCGCGCGCGCATCGAGTTTGCCCGCCGTGGCGGCCTGATCAATACCGATGCCATCGACAACTCGGCCGGGGTCGACTGTTCCGATCACGAGGTCAATATCAAGATCCTGCTCGACCAGCGGGTACGCGCAGGACAAATGGAGCCGCAGGCCCGTGACCGGCTGCTCGAAGCCATGACCGACGAGGTGGCGGCGCTGGTGCTGCGCAACAACTATGCCCAGAGCAAGATGCTGAGCCAGTCAAGCCAGACGGCACCGGCCTTTGTCGCCAGGCACGCCCAGCTGATTGCGTTGCTGGAGCGGGAAGGGCGGCTGGACCGCCAGCTCGAATGCCTGCCGGATGACACCGAGATCGCCGCGCGCATCGCCCGCCAGGAAGGCCTGACCCGGCCGGAAATCGCCGTGCTGCTGGCCTACAGCAAGAGCCGGCTGTACGACACCCTGATCGACACTGACCTGATCACCGACCCGGTTATCGCCGAGTCTTTACTGCAGTACTTCCCGGCCCTGCTGCGGGACAACTACCGCGAGGACATTGAAAGTCACCCGCTGCGCAAGGAAATCCTCGCGGCCCAGCTGACCAACCAGGTGATCAACCGCATGGGGTCAAGCTTCTGCCTGCTGCTGCTCGAAGAGGTGAATACCGACTGCGCCCGCTGGCTACGTTCCTACACGGTGGCACGTGACGCCCTGGGCATTGCCGATCTTGCCCACGACATCGACGCGCTGGATGCCGGCAGCAGCAACCGGCAGCAAATGGAGTTGCAGCTGCGCATGCACCATCCGGTGGAAAAGGCGACCCGCTGGCTGCTGAAAAATGCCGACTGGTCTCTGGATACCGCGGCCATGGCGGCGCGCTTTCGGCATGCCATCGACAGCACCCGGCCCTTTGTTGATGCCGGGGTGGTCATGCCGCAGGATGTCTTTGTGGCGCTGGAAACCCGGGTGGGGCAGCTTGAACAGCTGTATGCCGGCTTCGATATTGGCGCCATTGCCGAGCAGGCCGCCTGCGACGTACCCGTGGCGGTGGCGGCCTGGTATTGCGTCAACGAGCAGCTGGAACTGAACTGGGTGCGGGGGGCGCTGGATGCATTGCCCGGGTTCGATCGCTGGCAGCGCCGCAGTCGGGAGGCGCTGGCCGAACGGCTGGATACCTCGCTGCGCCAAAGGGTACTGGCACTGGTACAGGCGAATCCCGATTGCGCCAGCCTTGCTGATTTTCGTGCGCGAACCGCTAGCTGCGACAGCTTAGACGGGCTGCGCGATGGCATCGCCGAAATTCGTTCACAGCCTGGGCAGCATCTGGCGATGATGCTGTGCCTGGTGAATCAGCTGGCCGCCTGA
- a CDS encoding biotin-dependent carboxyltransferase family protein, with amino-acid sequence MSFEVINPGILTLLQDAGRYGYQHLGVTTGGPMDEHAFAWANHLLGNAAGSAQLEITYGLLQLRCLADTCIALTGADLGARINGEPLAPWSTRRVRKGDEIAFATPLSGLRAYLAVLGGFQAEVRLGSCATVCREGLGGGDGAGGKLRAGDILRFEPSRALIEARVPAWAIPDYDRPLALGVMAGYQHDEFDIVQRTKFYSASYKVSQNIDRMGYRLSGDAIAPARNGIISEGIAFGAIQIPSDGQPIVLLRDRQTIGGYPKIGCISALGAAQLAQRGPGSQVHFHPMDVCEAEAQRMIFNHRLCL; translated from the coding sequence ATGAGCTTTGAAGTCATAAATCCAGGCATTCTCACCCTGCTGCAGGACGCGGGCCGCTACGGCTATCAGCACCTGGGGGTTACCACCGGAGGCCCGATGGATGAGCATGCCTTTGCCTGGGCCAACCATCTGCTGGGTAACGCTGCGGGGTCTGCCCAGCTTGAAATCACCTATGGGCTGCTGCAGCTGCGCTGCCTGGCGGATACCTGTATTGCCCTCACCGGAGCGGACCTGGGGGCGCGCATCAATGGCGAGCCGCTGGCACCCTGGTCCACGAGGCGCGTGCGCAAGGGTGACGAGATCGCTTTTGCAACGCCGCTGTCGGGGCTGCGTGCCTACCTGGCGGTGCTGGGGGGCTTCCAGGCCGAGGTGCGCCTGGGCAGCTGCGCGACCGTCTGTCGCGAGGGGCTGGGCGGGGGAGACGGCGCCGGTGGCAAGCTCCGGGCCGGGGATATCCTGCGTTTCGAACCCAGCCGTGCGCTGATTGAGGCCCGTGTGCCCGCCTGGGCCATTCCGGACTACGACAGGCCGCTGGCACTGGGCGTGATGGCGGGCTATCAGCACGATGAGTTCGATATCGTGCAGCGCACGAAGTTCTATTCAGCCAGCTACAAGGTGAGCCAGAACATCGATCGCATGGGTTATCGTCTCAGTGGTGATGCGATTGCGCCAGCCCGTAACGGCATTATCTCCGAGGGCATCGCCTTTGGTGCCATACAGATTCCCAGCGACGGTCAGCCCATTGTGCTGCTCAGGGATCGCCAGACCATCGGCGGCTATCCCAAGATCGGCTGTATCAGCGCCCTGGGCGCGGCCCAGCTGGCCCAGCGCGGACCTGGATCGCAAGTGCATTTCCACCCCATGGACGTGTGCGAGGCGGAAGCCCAGCGCATGATTTTCAATCACCGCCTTTGTCTTTGA